The segment ACTACGACATATTTTTGTGTCTTATCCGATCCATCGAAGTTGATGCTTTATCAATGTGGAGTTAGTATTTTCTTCCATCTTCTCAATCGTCTGACATGTTTCATCTTTTCAGCATAGACACCTTTTTGTCTTCTTCCAACTTACTTTGTTATTCTGGTTTATTTTTACCCAGTTGgattttttgggaaaaaaaaaagagcttgccTTCTTTACTCTGAAAGTGATGCAGGACTAAGGTCTCAGTTCCATGATCTTTACTGCAATAATCAGATGTAGCAGAAAATTGACTTTGTGACCTTGAAATCTTTTTACCTTTTGAGTTCAGTAGAGGTTCATTATCCAAGCAGATTCTAAAGATGATGCTGGCCCAAAGTCAAAATGTAAAAGAACTGGACTTGAATTCTTGATGGCCTCCACGAGTGGTCAAAATGTAAGAGAACTGGACTTTAACTTCTTGATGGCTTGCATAAGTGATCAACTATGATTAAATGGTTCCGTTAGTAACTTGTATCGTTAAGTGGTTAGTTGTATCCCCGTTCCCTTTTGCTCTGCTCATGTACCCATTTCTCATGGTGTTCGAGATGCAACAAGCATACAATTGCATTGCAGTTTGCAGTGGCAATTTTCAGGTAATGGCATTTTTCCTTTCGAAGATGACATGGGTCAACTATGATGCTTTATGAATGTGATAGTGCATTAATTAGCTCCGGAATCATAATGTTGTAAGGTGTAAGATAATGTTCACTGCAGGAATTTCTCGGTTGTGCaggtctttttctttttggtcagCTTCTGGGTATGCCAGGATTTCCTAATAAGCTATTATCAGTATCTGCCTTCTGATTCTTCTATCTTTTCCCCTTCAATGTTTTCAGACTCTTTTAGCATCAGCTAGTTAGCAACTACTAATGGAGTCTTGTGATAAACCCTAACGAATGAAGAGAGTGGATTTCTCTCGGCCGCAGAGTTGGATATTTGCTACAATTCACATGCCTGTATGCTAGATGGTACCAGCTTTTAGAAACAGGCATGTTCCAATGTCTATTGAAAAGACAACAGGTTTAGCCCAGCATGCTACCTTGTTCGAACGGTGAAGGAACCAACACCAACTTACATAACATGAATATGATAAGCCCATTGCTGTTTAGGTGGGGGATCAAAAAATGCCACTTATTATTTTCAACatgatcataaataaataaataatttaataatttaataaaacccatgtatttaattaatggaaaattgcatttaaaaataataactaataaaataagatttcttattcgttaagaagaaaaggaattaaATATTTCCGTTGGACCGAGCTCTGCTTCGATTCAATTTTATCGAGGCCTGGCTGGATATTGGACCTCAGGGCCTAGGATAAGGAATTGAAGGACAAGAAGGTCGCTTAGAAATTTAGGGctttttttaaagcttttgCCCTACTTTTATTATCGTCTTCCTTTACGACCCTCCAATTTGCTCCGCAGGCACACAAGCAGCAGGAGGCCTACCTTCACTTGCAAAGGTCTTTGTACTCTTTCTCTTGCATCAAGCCATCTTCAGTTTCAGTTAGTTAATGTCATCAAATCTTGAACTTGTTCTGTCCTGTTTGTAGTTGTTGATCAGTATTGTTTGAGTACTGATTTTCTGTTTTGGCTTTCTTGTGGTTTTGCAGTAAGGAGATTCTAACATTATCAACAAATCCCAAAAATGTCAGGGTATGTAtctgttttaataaattataatttcaaccCATGCTTGTTTGTGATTTCCTGTTTTACTAGCTATTATTGTGTGTTTAACCCATGCTGCTAGAGGTTAGTTTGTAGTttatgattttgggtttttcttaTTGGTTATAATGAAGTTGCACATTTGATATGCTAggtgcttcttcttcttcttcttcttcttgctgtTACTTGTGGTGATTGTTGACATGGTGAATTGATTTATTTCGCTTAAGAATTGCGAATGGTTTTTATGCCTAGAGTTTAGGCACGTTTCAACCCATCATCTTGCAATTGCATCTTGATTTCTTGGAATTTTTTAGCTTCCATTCAATGATTTCAAGTCTTTGAATGTTAAGCTTTTGCCAGAGGCCTTTGACatttttattcaagaaaaaaactagtgaTAGAAAGGACAATGTGGTAACTATCGTATTTTGATAGAAAGGCCTTTGATGCGAATTTTGATGCACCAATCAAAATGTATTATAGATTGTTACTTATGGCCCACTTAAGGGTGGTGCATTTTGTATCCTCTTCCttccccaaaataaaaaaacagaaagtatCTATCGTATTTATCTGATGTGgggtttttgttgtttgattCTTGAACTGGAAATGATGGTTTGTGCCAtcattatttattgtatttgaatctCATCTTTGCAGTGAAGAGACTCCCGCTCCTGCTGAGACTCCAGCTCAGCCTCTTGAGGCCATGGACTTGATGACAGCATTACAGCTTGTTCTGAAAAAGTCTCTAGCTCATGGTGGACTTGCCCGGGGCCTCCATGAAGGTGCTAAAGTGATTGAGAAGCATGCCGCCCAGCTCTGTGTATTGGCAGAGGACTGCAACCAGCCAGACTATGTCAAACTCGTTAAAGCACTCTGTGCTGATCATGGTGTAGGCTTATTGATGGTTCCCAGTGCTAAGACCCTTGGCGAGTGGGCTGGAGtaagttcttttttattagcttttttATATGAATCATTAATGTTTTTAGTCTACATATAGCTTAGAAGTAAAACTATGGTATAGggcctttttttcctcttctattTTCTGTAGCACATCATGTTTTTCTTGCCAGTGATGGAGTTATTGTTAGCTAggtcaaaagaataaaacagcTTGTTGTTTCGTATTGAATTAATAGATATTGGCTTATTGCAGATCATGTTAACCATTTTTTTCCTGTGAAAACTTGCATATGTATTTccattaaatgatttttttgtcacAAAACCATAACCTTTATTTACTGGTGCAGTTATGCAAGATTGATTCTGAGGGCAAGGCCAGGAAGGTTGTTGGTTGCTCCTGCGTTGTTGTGAAGGTATGAGTCCTTTAAGGTATTGCATGTTTGTACTGGATTGTCATCTTTAGGGTTAACCTTTTTTCCCTTGCTGGGTTGCAGGATTATGGTGAGACAAGTGAAGGCTATAATGTTGTTCAGGAACATGTCAAGTCTCACTGAGTCAAAACGGTTCTCTAATTTAACAGGGTCtgatttgaatttcatttgTAGAGACCTTCACTCCATGTTTCCATGAACCCACAATTCTATGGGggtgttttttagtgttttctggTCATCGATCTCATGGTCAGGGAGTTTTGAGTCTTCTAGTTGCCTATGACTTTAATCAAATTGCTTCCTATTGTTGTGGTGAAACACCTTTTTATTGATGTATGAAATTCAGAATTAGCACATTTT is part of the Populus nigra chromosome 8, ddPopNigr1.1, whole genome shotgun sequence genome and harbors:
- the LOC133701420 gene encoding small ribosomal subunit protein eS12-like is translated as MSGEETPAPAETPAQPLEAMDLMTALQLVLKKSLAHGGLARGLHEGAKVIEKHAAQLCVLAEDCNQPDYVKLVKALCADHGVGLLMVPSAKTLGEWAGLCKIDSEGKARKVVGCSCVVVKDYGETSEGYNVVQEHVKSH